Proteins co-encoded in one Rhodothermales bacterium genomic window:
- the atpG gene encoding ATP synthase F1 subunit gamma, giving the protein MASLRDIRKRISSVKSTQQVTRAMKMVAAAKLRKAQERTFEMRAYAYKLGEIISHLKQHIDPSAHELFQPRDEVKNVLLIIVTADRGLAGAFNANIIKLAEQTIKERYESYHAAGALHLICIGRKSHEYFRRRNHQLVGDFRGVFNDLEFEDASRIVNTAVEGYREGRWDEVQVIYNEFKNTISQNRIVEPLLPIPPDQFRTPVMERVVERVAKTKEGQSVDYIFEPDPISILNVLVPRFLHFTVWRALLESNAAEQGARMVAMDNATSNAEDLIRDLKLKYNRARQDAITKELIEITSGADALGKA; this is encoded by the coding sequence ATGGCGAGCCTTCGCGATATACGTAAGCGGATTTCCTCCGTGAAGAGCACCCAGCAGGTGACGCGCGCCATGAAGATGGTGGCCGCGGCCAAGCTGCGTAAGGCGCAGGAACGCACCTTCGAGATGCGGGCCTACGCTTACAAACTCGGGGAGATCATCAGTCACCTGAAGCAGCACATCGACCCCTCCGCGCACGAACTTTTTCAGCCCCGCGATGAAGTCAAAAATGTGTTGTTGATCATCGTCACGGCCGATCGTGGCCTCGCTGGCGCGTTTAACGCCAACATCATCAAGCTGGCGGAACAGACGATCAAGGAACGGTACGAATCCTATCATGCCGCCGGCGCCCTGCACCTGATCTGTATTGGCCGCAAGTCGCATGAGTACTTCCGTCGTCGGAATCACCAGCTCGTCGGCGACTTTCGAGGCGTGTTTAACGATCTCGAGTTCGAGGACGCCAGCCGGATCGTGAATACGGCGGTCGAAGGGTACCGGGAAGGCCGCTGGGACGAAGTTCAGGTGATCTATAACGAGTTCAAAAACACGATCTCGCAGAACCGGATCGTCGAACCGTTGCTCCCGATCCCGCCGGACCAGTTTCGTACCCCGGTGATGGAGCGCGTGGTCGAACGTGTCGCGAAGACGAAGGAAGGCCAGTCGGTCGACTACATCTTCGAGCCCGATCCGATTTCGATCCTCAACGTCCTCGTGCCCCGATTCCTGCACTTCACTGTCTGGCGGGCGTTGCTTGAATCGAACGCGGCCGAGCAGGGCGCGCGCATGGTGGCGATGGACAATGCGACCTCCAATGCCGAGGACTTGATTCGCGACCTCAAGTTGAAATACAACCGGGCGCGCCAGGATGCGATTACGAAGGAACTGATCGAAATCACGAGCGGCGCCGACGCGCTGGGGAAGGCCTAA
- the atpA gene encoding F0F1 ATP synthase subunit alpha: MATAIRPDEVTAVLKQELGGFAAGTDIYEVGTVLQVGDGIARIYGLSNVQAGELISFPSSGVTGMVLNLEEDNVGAVLFGEANKVKEGDQARRTERIASIQVTESMLGRVIDPLGEPIDGLGPLGGEKFDMPLERKAPGVVYRQPVTEPLQTGIKAIDTMIPIGRGQRELVIGDRQVGKTAVLVDAIINQKGTHQTDKPVYCIYVAVGQKNSTVASVRRALEENGAMDYTVIVNAPASAPAPLQYIAPFAGACIGEYFRDTGRHALVIYDDLSKQAVAYRQVSLLLRRPPGREAYPGDVFYLHSRLLERAAKINNTDAVARQMNDVPPSLRGKIKGGGSLTALPVIETQAGDVSAYIPTNVISITDGQIYLEADLFNAGVRPAINVGISVSRVGGNAQTKAMKKVAGTLRLDLAQFRELEAFSKFGSDLDAATQRQLRRGERLVEVLKQGQYQPVPVEHQIAVLYAATQGLLDEIPVAKIKQFEKEYLERLTLSHADVLQSVVKGGTLTDEAAATFKKTAQDLASVYLNK; this comes from the coding sequence ATGGCAACGGCTATTCGACCCGATGAAGTCACTGCCGTCCTGAAGCAGGAACTGGGCGGTTTCGCGGCAGGCACGGACATTTACGAAGTAGGCACCGTCTTGCAGGTGGGCGACGGTATCGCACGCATTTACGGTCTCTCCAACGTCCAGGCCGGCGAGCTCATCAGTTTCCCGAGCAGCGGCGTGACCGGCATGGTGCTCAACCTCGAAGAAGACAATGTCGGCGCCGTTCTCTTTGGCGAGGCGAACAAAGTCAAGGAAGGCGACCAGGCCCGGCGTACGGAACGCATCGCGTCGATCCAGGTCACCGAGAGCATGCTTGGCCGGGTGATCGATCCCCTGGGTGAGCCCATTGACGGCCTGGGCCCGCTTGGCGGCGAGAAGTTTGACATGCCCCTGGAGCGAAAGGCGCCGGGTGTCGTCTACCGCCAGCCCGTCACCGAGCCGTTGCAGACCGGCATCAAAGCCATCGACACCATGATCCCGATCGGCCGCGGCCAGCGCGAGCTCGTCATCGGCGATCGTCAGGTGGGCAAAACGGCCGTTCTTGTGGATGCGATCATCAACCAGAAAGGAACGCACCAGACGGACAAGCCTGTCTACTGTATCTACGTCGCTGTCGGCCAGAAGAACTCGACCGTGGCCAGCGTGCGCCGCGCCCTCGAGGAAAATGGCGCGATGGATTATACGGTCATCGTTAACGCGCCGGCCTCGGCACCAGCGCCGCTCCAGTACATCGCTCCATTTGCGGGCGCGTGTATCGGCGAGTACTTCCGCGACACCGGCCGGCATGCGCTTGTGATCTACGACGACCTCTCGAAACAGGCCGTCGCCTACCGCCAGGTATCGCTTTTGCTTCGGCGCCCGCCAGGCCGCGAAGCGTATCCCGGCGACGTGTTCTACCTCCACAGCCGCCTGCTCGAACGTGCCGCCAAAATCAACAACACGGATGCCGTGGCCCGTCAGATGAACGACGTGCCCCCGTCGCTCCGTGGCAAGATCAAGGGCGGTGGCTCGTTGACGGCGCTCCCGGTGATCGAAACCCAGGCCGGCGACGTGTCCGCCTACATCCCGACGAACGTGATCTCGATCACCGACGGGCAGATCTACCTCGAGGCCGACCTCTTCAACGCCGGCGTCCGCCCCGCCATCAACGTAGGTATCTCCGTCAGCCGCGTGGGCGGCAACGCGCAGACGAAGGCCATGAAAAAAGTGGCCGGCACCCTTCGCCTCGACCTCGCCCAGTTCCGCGAACTCGAAGCGTTCTCGAAGTTCGGCTCGGACCTCGACGCGGCCACCCAGCGCCAGCTGCGCCGCGGCGAGCGTCTTGTGGAAGTGCTCAAGCAAGGTCAGTACCAGCCCGTGCCCGTCGAACACCAGATTGCCGTCCTCTACGCCGCCACACAAGGCCTGCTCGATGAGATTCCGGTAGCAAAGATCAAGCAATTCGAGAAAGAATACCTCGAACGGCTGACCCTCTCGCACGCCGATGTCCTCCAGAGCGTCGTCAAAGGCGGCACGCTCACGGATGAGGCCGCGGCCACGTTTAAGAAAACGGCGCAGGATCTGGCGAGCGTTTACCTGAACAAGTGA
- the atpH gene encoding ATP synthase F1 subunit delta, translating into MSQTIARRYARALYAMAEQEASIDRVDADVAMIQESFGASSELARFFADPILSAEKKRAVIATLFGPRVHAVTARFLALLVEKRREYLFLEVARSYRALRDDQMNVVQADARVALPLEVSEEKQLRDALERLTGRTVRLKTHLDPTILGGVVIRVGDTVYDRSVLNQLSQLRDQLEQRKLSTN; encoded by the coding sequence ATGAGCCAGACGATTGCCAGGCGGTATGCGCGGGCCCTGTATGCGATGGCCGAACAGGAAGCGTCCATCGATCGGGTGGATGCGGACGTGGCAATGATCCAGGAGAGCTTCGGCGCCTCGTCGGAGCTTGCTCGTTTCTTTGCCGACCCTATCCTGAGCGCTGAGAAAAAACGCGCCGTGATCGCAACGCTGTTCGGTCCGCGCGTACACGCCGTGACGGCCCGGTTTCTCGCCCTACTGGTAGAGAAGCGGCGGGAGTACCTCTTTCTGGAGGTTGCCCGCAGTTACCGAGCCTTACGCGACGACCAGATGAACGTGGTCCAGGCCGATGCGCGAGTGGCGTTGCCACTGGAGGTCTCGGAAGAGAAGCAGCTACGCGACGCCCTGGAGCGCCTCACGGGACGGACTGTCCGTCTAAAAACGCATCTCGACCCGACTATTCTGGGCGGAGTCGTGATCCGAGTCGGGGATACGGTGTACGACCGCAGCGTGCTTAACCAACTGAGCCAATTGAGAGACCAGTTGGAACAGCGCAAGCTGTCCACAAATTGA
- the atpF gene encoding F0F1 ATP synthase subunit B, which translates to MPTLLKVDPGLAIWTVITFCLVLYLLSRFAWPTISGALETRESSIQEAMDRAEKALAEARQIQSDNEVARRNAEQQAQGILRDARDAAEQIRSTEKEKLQVEVARMRAVATAEIEQQTQSAIESLRAQVTDLAIQAAGKILQENLDSDRQRKLVGKFIDELPKN; encoded by the coding sequence ATGCCCACCCTCCTCAAGGTCGATCCGGGTCTGGCGATCTGGACGGTCATTACGTTCTGCCTGGTGCTGTACCTGCTCTCGCGTTTTGCCTGGCCGACGATCTCCGGAGCGCTCGAAACCCGCGAGTCGTCCATCCAGGAGGCGATGGATCGCGCTGAAAAGGCGCTGGCGGAAGCCCGACAGATCCAGTCGGACAACGAGGTGGCGCGCCGGAACGCCGAGCAGCAAGCGCAGGGCATCCTCCGGGACGCCCGCGATGCGGCGGAGCAGATCCGGTCGACCGAAAAAGAGAAGCTCCAGGTGGAAGTCGCCCGGATGCGCGCTGTCGCAACGGCCGAGATCGAACAGCAGACGCAGAGCGCTATCGAGTCCCTGCGCGCCCAGGTCACCGATCTGGCGATCCAGGCCGCCGGCAAGATCCTCCAGGAGAATCTCGACTCCGATCGGCAGCGCAAACTCGTCGGCAAGTTCATCGATGAGCTGCCGAAGAATTAG
- the atpE gene encoding ATP synthase F0 subunit C encodes MGNLGLAYIAAGIGLLGAALAAGLGIGRIGASAVEGIARQPEAVNDIRGTAILLSAFIEGVAILAEIFALVFFFIAQP; translated from the coding sequence ATGGGTAACTTAGGTCTTGCTTACATCGCCGCTGGCATTGGTCTTCTTGGCGCCGCTCTCGCGGCTGGTCTTGGCATCGGCCGCATCGGCGCATCCGCTGTCGAGGGCATAGCGCGTCAGCCTGAAGCCGTCAACGACATCCGCGGCACGGCCATCTTGCTGAGCGCCTTCATCGAAGGCGTGGCTATCCTCGCCGAGATTTTCGCGCTGGTATTCTTCTTCATCGCCCAGCCCTGA
- the atpB gene encoding F0F1 ATP synthase subunit A, producing MPVSLLGGGRVWLLIGAVIAALLLALPTADHGSDAGDGNPDAVGHSADGYYFDLMVGHRKIELPRLFLTRGANDQLRFDAFGSTHGAVESGQYTLADAAGQPLAEAELLSIAAEHKQVYYPVIPRDGGAVVIDFSISRQILFVFISALVLLIIAFRLASRYRMGIGARQAPKGAWQNMLEVLILFIRDEVARPAIGPTYKKYVPYLTTAFFFILLGNLLGLVPWGVTATSNIMVTATLAFFTFMITQFSGSKDYWRHIFWPPNVPIGIKFILIPIEVIGIFTKPVALAFRLFGNMISGHIAIVSLLGLIFIFSAKIGPVVGGLFVLFSVPLTIFIYLLKILVSFIQAYIFTMLSSVFIGMALEEHHHDDHTHHAPDGTVHAAH from the coding sequence ATGCCTGTATCTCTTTTAGGTGGCGGTCGTGTCTGGTTACTCATCGGCGCCGTGATCGCGGCCTTGTTGTTGGCGTTACCGACGGCCGATCACGGATCGGACGCGGGTGACGGCAACCCTGACGCCGTGGGGCACTCCGCGGATGGGTATTACTTCGACCTCATGGTCGGCCACCGCAAGATCGAACTCCCGCGGCTTTTCCTGACCCGTGGCGCGAACGACCAGCTCCGTTTCGACGCGTTCGGTTCCACGCATGGCGCCGTCGAATCGGGTCAGTATACACTCGCCGACGCGGCTGGACAGCCATTGGCCGAAGCTGAACTCCTGTCGATTGCGGCAGAGCACAAGCAGGTCTACTACCCGGTCATCCCGCGAGATGGCGGCGCCGTCGTGATCGACTTCTCGATTAGCCGGCAGATACTGTTTGTCTTCATCTCGGCGCTGGTATTGTTGATCATCGCTTTCCGTCTGGCAAGCCGCTACCGGATGGGTATCGGCGCCAGGCAGGCGCCGAAAGGAGCCTGGCAAAACATGCTCGAGGTGCTGATTCTGTTTATCCGAGACGAAGTGGCCAGGCCGGCGATCGGCCCTACATACAAGAAGTACGTGCCGTATCTGACAACGGCCTTTTTCTTCATCCTGCTCGGCAATCTATTGGGCCTCGTGCCCTGGGGCGTCACCGCCACGTCCAACATCATGGTGACGGCCACACTCGCCTTTTTCACATTCATGATTACGCAGTTTTCGGGTAGTAAGGACTATTGGAGGCATATTTTCTGGCCGCCCAACGTGCCCATCGGCATCAAGTTTATCCTTATCCCTATCGAAGTCATCGGCATCTTCACGAAGCCCGTAGCCCTGGCTTTCCGTCTTTTCGGTAACATGATTTCGGGTCATATTGCCATCGTGAGTTTGCTAGGGCTGATCTTTATCTTCTCGGCCAAGATTGGCCCGGTGGTCGGTGGCCTGTTTGTGCTGTTCAGCGTCCCGCTGACGATCTTCATCTATCTGCTCAAGATTCTGGTCAGCTTCATCCAGGCCTATATCTTCACCATGCTGTCGTCCGTGTTTATCGGCATGGCTCTGGAGGAACACCACCACGACGATCACACCCACCATGCGCCGGACGGTACCGTCCACGCCGCGCACTGA
- a CDS encoding AtpZ/AtpI family protein, with product MVHPPEKRPPSHWLQGMGGAQRYLGLGIQAGATVAFYVGGGLLLDRWLGTMPWLTLVGSVLGLVAMFALFFRLNAQLTREHDAREEKS from the coding sequence ATGGTCCATCCTCCTGAAAAACGACCTCCGAGCCACTGGCTCCAGGGCATGGGCGGCGCTCAGCGCTACCTGGGCCTGGGCATTCAGGCTGGCGCTACGGTCGCGTTTTACGTGGGCGGCGGGTTATTGCTGGACCGCTGGCTCGGCACAATGCCCTGGCTCACACTCGTCGGATCCGTACTGGGTCTGGTTGCGATGTTTGCCCTCTTTTTCCGATTAAACGCCCAGCTGACCCGCGAGCACGACGCTCGGGAGGAGAAGTCATAG
- a CDS encoding polymer-forming cytoskeletal protein, with product MPSPSQINMIGEGTVFEGTLRSESDLRISGRIVGKLHVGGKAIVATEGVVEGEMMATNAEVAGSVQGEIRIKELLVLKGSARVDGNIEAARLIVEEGSIFNGKCQMTKEAPTAKVHPVSQGSSSPGNAQHNEKRVAANQ from the coding sequence ATGCCCTCCCCCAGTCAGATCAACATGATCGGAGAGGGCACCGTATTCGAAGGAACGCTTCGTTCGGAAAGCGACCTGCGTATCAGTGGCCGGATCGTCGGCAAACTCCATGTCGGAGGCAAGGCGATCGTGGCGACGGAAGGCGTAGTTGAGGGCGAGATGATGGCGACGAACGCTGAGGTCGCCGGCAGTGTACAGGGTGAGATCCGCATCAAGGAACTGCTGGTACTCAAGGGTTCCGCTCGCGTCGACGGCAACATCGAAGCCGCGCGTCTCATCGTCGAAGAAGGGTCGATCTTCAACGGCAAATGCCAGATGACGAAGGAGGCCCCGACGGCCAAGGTACACCCCGTTTCACAAGGTTCCTCCTCCCCTGGAAACGCCCAACACAACGAAAAACGCGTGGCCGCCAACCAGTAG
- a CDS encoding M23 family metallopeptidase → MLLKFLSEFVRGFRNTYTIIVMDERQIQDPRQYRVKSSRFLQLWLASLTLAGAITVSIVAFTPLRELIPSDGTAEMQRQIVVNSLRVAALHDSLEAQLSYASQLRMLIMGHVDSTLFANVEEPVRPATVPQPRQPRSNFEASTSFLADHDQPAMTIPSMPANFIPGPKLAATTGAQYLSSVPFPALPPVEGFLTRGFDARTGHYAVDVAAEEGSIIRAVGDGYVIFADWTHEGGYTISAQHADGYVSVYKHARQLLKRVGDRVRNREAIAYSGNSGEITSGPHLHFELWLNGLAQDPRYFFVGW, encoded by the coding sequence ATGTTGTTAAAGTTCCTTTCAGAATTCGTCCGAGGTTTCCGAAACACCTACACGATCATCGTGATGGACGAGCGGCAGATCCAGGACCCACGCCAGTACCGGGTCAAATCGAGCCGATTCCTCCAGTTATGGCTGGCTTCGCTGACGTTAGCCGGCGCGATTACCGTGAGCATTGTGGCGTTCACGCCGCTCAGGGAACTCATCCCCAGCGACGGCACGGCGGAAATGCAACGCCAGATTGTCGTCAATTCCCTGCGGGTAGCGGCCTTACACGACTCGCTTGAGGCGCAGCTCAGCTACGCGAGCCAACTCCGCATGCTTATCATGGGACATGTGGATTCTACCCTTTTTGCCAACGTCGAGGAGCCCGTCCGCCCGGCGACGGTTCCCCAACCCCGGCAACCCCGATCAAACTTCGAGGCGTCCACGTCCTTCCTGGCGGATCACGATCAGCCGGCCATGACCATCCCCAGCATGCCGGCCAACTTTATTCCGGGCCCCAAGTTGGCGGCAACCACCGGCGCACAGTATCTTTCGAGCGTGCCGTTCCCCGCGCTCCCCCCCGTGGAAGGTTTTCTGACGCGCGGGTTCGACGCAAGGACAGGACATTACGCCGTCGATGTCGCGGCCGAAGAAGGCAGCATCATCCGAGCGGTAGGCGACGGTTACGTGATATTTGCCGACTGGACGCATGAAGGCGGCTACACCATCTCCGCCCAACATGCCGACGGATACGTATCGGTATACAAACACGCACGACAGTTGTTGAAGCGCGTCGGCGACCGAGTAAGAAACCGTGAAGCCATTGCATACAGCGGCAATTCCGGCGAGATTACGTCTGGACCCCACTTGCACTTTGAGCTCTGGCTAAACGGACTCGCTCAGGACCCACGCTATTTTTTCGTAGGGTGGTAG
- the rpsT gene encoding 30S ribosomal protein S20 — translation MPQHKSAAKRVRQTLRRTEQNRMHRSRMRTLIKQLSTEQDKEKALAMLPVVKAYLDRLATKRILNKSKAAHYKSRLEKGVNAL, via the coding sequence ATGCCACAGCATAAATCAGCGGCGAAGCGCGTACGGCAAACCCTGCGGCGCACCGAGCAAAACCGGATGCACCGCAGCAGAATGCGCACGTTGATCAAGCAGTTGTCCACCGAACAGGATAAGGAAAAAGCACTGGCGATGTTGCCGGTCGTCAAAGCCTATCTGGATCGGCTGGCCACCAAGCGAATCCTCAACAAGAGCAAAGCCGCTCATTATAAAAGCCGGCTTGAGAAGGGCGTCAACGCTCTTTAA
- a CDS encoding PKD domain-containing protein → MKQLSSSLLLTGVLFIGALSMVGCKTAVEVLSVTGPDSLRTNESGTFMANVNEKASLPIEYNWNFGDSRTGIGQSTTHSFGQPGTYTVTVTATNKKGPDSGETTVVVFRPPVPAEIVTISANPQNPNTRTPVAFTSNVRGDVPLTYSWSFGNMGSSTSANPTYTFDTPGTYTVSLTATNADGSDTRSMTLTVGVFEAEYCSEVIEMNAAYFARNSSVLTPEARAALQENLQILNDCPNTSVRVEGYAAPGERNAQSLSEDRARAVEQFYAESGIAISRAMAVGKGLVSGTTSKKEGIEQYRRVDTIPVR, encoded by the coding sequence ATGAAACAACTAAGCTCCTCGCTTTTGCTCACGGGTGTGCTTTTCATCGGTGCCTTGAGCATGGTCGGTTGTAAAACCGCAGTCGAGGTTCTTTCGGTGACTGGGCCCGACAGCTTGAGGACGAATGAATCTGGTACCTTCATGGCTAACGTCAATGAAAAGGCCAGCTTACCCATCGAGTACAACTGGAATTTTGGCGATAGCCGCACCGGCATTGGCCAGTCGACGACCCACTCGTTCGGCCAGCCCGGCACCTACACGGTGACCGTTACGGCAACGAACAAGAAAGGCCCGGATTCCGGTGAGACCACGGTTGTCGTATTTCGGCCCCCGGTTCCCGCTGAGATTGTCACGATCAGCGCTAACCCGCAGAACCCCAATACGCGCACTCCCGTCGCCTTTACGTCCAACGTCCGTGGGGATGTGCCGCTGACGTACAGTTGGTCGTTCGGCAACATGGGCAGCAGCACGTCGGCTAACCCGACCTACACGTTCGACACGCCGGGCACCTATACGGTGTCGCTTACGGCGACGAATGCGGATGGCTCGGATACGCGCTCCATGACGCTTACAGTCGGTGTGTTCGAAGCGGAATATTGCAGCGAAGTGATCGAAATGAACGCGGCGTACTTCGCCCGTAACTCGAGCGTCCTGACCCCGGAAGCGCGCGCCGCGCTCCAGGAAAACCTGCAGATCCTCAACGATTGCCCGAACACCTCGGTACGCGTTGAAGGGTATGCGGCTCCTGGCGAACGGAATGCGCAGAGTCTCTCGGAGGATCGCGCACGCGCCGTCGAACAGTTCTACGCCGAGAGCGGCATTGCCATCAGCCGCGCCATGGCGGTCGGCAAAGGCCTCGTGTCCGGCACGACGAGCAAGAAGGAAGGTATCGAGCAGTACCGCCGCGTCGATACGATTCCGGTGCGTTAA